In Populus alba chromosome 9, ASM523922v2, whole genome shotgun sequence, a genomic segment contains:
- the LOC118058685 gene encoding transcription factor HHO6, whose amino-acid sequence MGSLSPELSLDFIRPSTAKTLPFLPKTIADFLKEVSVIGDSAVKDLKVDGFIKDLEEEKRKIDAFKRELPLCMLLLNDAIQVLREELMQRGTSKNQPVLEEFIPLKKKNDDHHENDGIIEEKDSKDKKNWMSSVQLWNADDHHPSTDYLFDPKQNLKLESKTNKKGNQYGNEDAFEACIGRTAARTFMPFKGCSGLSSKEEKLPVPSLSLSTPGIKSLKEESNSTGSRSSCSRSVSTISGPNSDSNLRNGPQSQQQTARKQRRCWSPELHRRFVNALQQLGGSQAATPKQIRELMQVDGLTNDEVKSHLQKYRLHTRRVTPATAAAPANQSVVVLGGLWMTQDQYGDSSKATSSQSGSPQGPLQLAVNTGGTSNTGGDSMEDDEDAKSEGYSWKSHTHRSGKDDV is encoded by the exons atggGTTCGCTTTCACCTGAATTGAGCTTGGATTTTATCAGGCCTTCAACAGCAAAAACATTGCCTTTTTTGCCTAAAACGATAGCCGATTTTCTCAAGGAGGTTTCGGTGATCGGTGATTCTGCTGTGAAGGATTTGAAAGTGGATGGTTTTATTAAAGATTTAGaagaggaaaagagaaagatcgATGCTTTTAAACGAGAGTTGCCTCTTTGCATGCTCCTCTTGAATGATG CAATTCAAGTTTTGAGGGAGGAGCTAATGCAACGTGGAACGTCAAAAAATCAACCAGTATTAGAAGAATTCAttccattgaagaaaaaaaatgatgatcatCATGAAAATGATGGTATAATTGAGGAGAAAGACTCTAAAGACAAGAAAAACTGGATGAGTTCTGTTCAATTATGGAATGCTGATGATCATCATCCCTCTACTGATTACTTGTTtgatccaaaacaaaatctcaaaTTAGAATCTAAG acaAATAAGAAAGGAAATCAGTATGGAAACGAGGATGCATTCGAGGCTTGTATAGGCAGGACTGCAGCACGAACGTTTATGCCATTTAAAGGCTGCTCTGGTTTATCAAGCAAGGAGGAGAAATTGCCagttccttctctttctctttcaactCCTGGGATTAAGAGCTTAAAAGAGGAATCCAACTCGACAGGTTCAAGAAGCAGCTGTAGTAGATCAGTTTCTACTATTTCTGGCCCTAATTCAGATTCAAATTTACGAAATGGACCTCAATCCCAGCAGCAGACTGCTAGGAAGCAGAGGAGATGCTGGTCACCAGAGCTGCACCGCCGGTTTGTCAATGCTTTACAGCAACTTGGAGGTTCTCAAG CCGCTACTCCAAAGCAGATTAGAGAACTTATGCAAGTTGATGGCTTGACTAATGATGAAGTGAAGAGTCATTTGCAA AAATACCGACTTCATACAAGAAGAGTGACACCAGCTACAGCTGCTGCCCCTGCAAACCAATCTGTTGTTGTTTTGGGGGGTTTGTGGATGACCCAAGATCAGTATGGTGACTCCTCAAAGGCTACCAGTTCCCAGTCTGGCTCCCCCCAAGGTCCTCTTCAGCTA